A section of the Desulfurella sp. genome encodes:
- the lepA gene encoding translation elongation factor 4, which translates to MIDIKNIRNFSIIAHIDHGKSTLADRLIEKTGSLDKRQMKDQVLDNLEVERRHGITVKAQAVRMEYLYDGVLYELNMIDTPGHADFTYEVSKSLSACEGALLVVDATQGVEAQTVANLYLALENNLEIIPVINKIDLPTADIEKTKSEIENLGLDASGAILISAKNDIGTDKVLEAIIKYIPPPKINNEETLKALIIDSWYDNYKGVVCLVRVFEGEIKISDRIMIFSNKKEYNVESISVLTPKPKEIETLHAGEVGILISNIKNIEDVLVGDTITLASNPAKEALKGFKKIKPFVYAGIYPTDTEKYDDLKEGLEKLKLNDSSLEFEPEKSDSLGFGFRCGFLGMLHMNITKERLEEEFDLDIVVTTPSVLYKVEKTDGSMIEVSNPKDLPEPQFIKSILEPYVSIDVITPSEYIGSVLNLLQEKRGYQKNLSYLSANRCLITYSAPLSETITNFYDTLKSITRGYASFNYEFEGYKPSDLVKMIILINNEPIDSFSQIVHKDKAYTQAREVLAKLKEFVPRQLFEIRLQAKVGGKIIAKEEIKALRKDVLAKCYGGDITRKRKLLEKQKEGKKKLKQLGKVAISKEAFMKLLEPTKR; encoded by the coding sequence ATGATAGATATAAAAAACATTAGAAATTTTTCAATCATAGCCCATATTGACCATGGCAAATCAACGCTTGCTGATAGACTGATTGAAAAAACCGGCTCTCTTGATAAAAGGCAGATGAAAGATCAGGTTTTAGATAATCTTGAAGTGGAACGCAGGCATGGTATAACCGTAAAAGCTCAAGCTGTTAGAATGGAGTATTTATACGATGGTGTCTTATACGAATTAAATATGATTGATACTCCAGGCCATGCTGATTTTACATACGAGGTATCAAAAAGCTTATCGGCATGCGAGGGTGCATTGCTTGTAGTTGATGCCACACAAGGTGTTGAGGCACAAACGGTTGCAAATTTATATTTAGCTTTAGAAAACAACCTTGAAATAATACCTGTTATAAACAAAATAGATTTACCCACAGCAGATATAGAAAAAACAAAAAGTGAAATAGAAAATTTGGGTTTAGATGCTTCCGGTGCTATTTTGATTTCAGCAAAAAACGATATAGGTACCGATAAAGTTTTGGAAGCCATAATAAAATATATACCTCCACCAAAAATCAATAACGAAGAGACACTTAAAGCTCTTATTATTGATTCATGGTATGATAACTATAAAGGTGTTGTTTGTCTTGTTAGAGTATTTGAAGGCGAAATCAAGATTAGCGATCGTATAATGATATTTTCAAATAAAAAAGAGTATAATGTTGAAAGTATAAGCGTATTGACACCAAAACCAAAAGAAATAGAAACTTTGCATGCCGGTGAAGTTGGTATTTTAATATCCAATATTAAAAATATAGAAGATGTGCTTGTTGGTGATACTATTACGCTTGCAAGTAACCCAGCAAAAGAAGCGCTTAAAGGTTTTAAAAAAATAAAGCCATTTGTATATGCTGGCATATACCCCACAGACACGGAAAAATACGATGATTTAAAAGAAGGTTTAGAAAAACTTAAATTAAATGACTCAAGTTTGGAATTTGAACCAGAAAAAAGCGATTCTTTAGGTTTTGGCTTTAGATGTGGTTTTTTAGGCATGCTTCATATGAATATAACAAAAGAACGCTTAGAAGAAGAATTTGATTTAGATATAGTTGTTACTACGCCATCTGTTTTGTATAAGGTAGAAAAAACCGATGGTAGCATGATTGAAGTTTCAAATCCCAAAGACTTACCTGAACCCCAATTTATTAAATCTATTTTAGAGCCTTATGTAAGCATTGATGTTATAACTCCATCTGAGTATATTGGTAGCGTATTAAACTTGTTGCAGGAAAAAAGAGGATATCAAAAAAATTTAAGCTATTTATCTGCAAATAGATGTTTAATTACCTACAGTGCTCCTTTATCTGAAACAATAACAAACTTTTATGATACGCTTAAATCAATAACAAGGGGTTATGCTTCTTTTAATTACGAATTTGAGGGATATAAGCCATCAGATCTTGTAAAAATGATCATTTTAATAAACAACGAACCAATAGATAGTTTTTCTCAAATTGTTCATAAAGATAAAGCCTACACTCAGGCTCGTGAGGTGCTAGCAAAACTCAAAGAATTTGTGCCAAGGCAATTGTTTGAGATAAGACTTCAGGCAAAAGTAGGTGGCAAAATTATAGCAAAAGAGGAAATAAAAGCTCTTCGAAAAGATGTGCTTGCAAAATGCTATGGTGGTGATATAACACGCAAAAGAAAATTGCTTGAAAAGCAAAAAGAAGGCAAAAAAAAGTTAAAACAATTAGGTAAGGTTGCTATATCAAAGGAGGCCTTTATGAAACTTTTGGAACCCACAAAAAGATAA
- the lepB gene encoding signal peptidase I: MSKKFWDWTKSILIALLIALFIRTFFIEAFKIPSGSMEPTLLPGDYILVNKISYGIKIPFTHEFLWKGKDPKVGDIVVFRYPPDPSVHFIKRCMGVPGDTVQIINRQVYINGKKVYEPYAYFSSPIIYPRNAQIPGITTPYGSRDNWGPVKVPPHEYFMMGDNRDNSYDSRFWGFVPRYDITGEPFIIYFSIYHWKIRFNRIFKIINTNAQDGR, encoded by the coding sequence ATGTCAAAAAAATTTTGGGATTGGACAAAATCAATACTTATAGCGCTATTAATAGCGCTTTTTATAAGGACATTTTTTATTGAAGCTTTTAAAATTCCATCTGGTTCAATGGAGCCCACACTATTGCCTGGCGATTATATACTTGTAAACAAGATATCCTACGGCATAAAGATACCTTTTACGCATGAATTTTTATGGAAAGGCAAAGACCCAAAAGTTGGAGATATTGTAGTTTTTAGGTATCCACCTGACCCAAGCGTGCATTTTATTAAACGTTGCATGGGTGTACCCGGTGATACGGTTCAGATAATAAACAGGCAGGTTTACATAAATGGTAAAAAAGTCTATGAACCATACGCTTATTTTTCGAGTCCTATTATTTATCCAAGAAATGCTCAAATACCAGGCATCACAACGCCTTATGGCTCAAGGGATAATTGGGGGCCTGTTAAGGTTCCACCACATGAGTATTTTATGATGGGTGACAACAGGGATAATTCTTACGACTCAAGGTTCTGGGGTTTTGTGCCTCGCTACGATATTACAGGTGAGCCGTTTATTATTTATTTTTCAATTTATCATTGGAAAATAAGATTCAATCGAATATTTAAGATTATAAATACAAATGCTCAAGATGGAAGATAA
- a CDS encoding CDP-alcohol phosphatidyltransferase family protein, protein MEDKFCDEKIINLPNSLSFFRIILIAPTIYLLLNEFYKQAFFVLFIASVTDFLDGFLARKLNQTTLIGKLLDPLADKILINYAFLLFTIKGAIPQFLWVTVFFKDTVLIVGSLVILTYNKEHVIKSSYAGKLATFFQIVLLLYILFEKLNILHNNLALSVIVYITFAFSIFALLHYVKKALYLIKA, encoded by the coding sequence ATGGAAGATAAATTTTGCGATGAAAAAATTATAAATTTACCAAATAGTTTATCTTTTTTTAGAATTATACTCATTGCTCCAACAATCTATTTACTTTTAAACGAGTTTTACAAGCAGGCTTTTTTTGTATTATTTATTGCATCAGTTACAGACTTTCTGGATGGTTTTTTGGCTAGAAAGTTAAACCAGACTACACTTATTGGCAAACTTCTTGATCCTTTGGCAGATAAAATTTTGATAAATTATGCATTTTTGCTTTTTACAATAAAAGGAGCTATACCACAATTTTTGTGGGTTACAGTATTTTTTAAAGATACAGTTTTGATTGTTGGAAGCCTTGTAATTTTGACATACAATAAAGAACATGTCATAAAAAGCTCTTATGCAGGTAAACTTGCTACATTTTTTCAAATTGTTCTTTTGCTTTATATTTTGTTTGAGAAACTTAATATTTTGCACAATAATTTAGCTTTAAGTGTTATCGTATATATAACCTTTGCATTTTCGATTTTTGCTCTGTTGCATTATGTAAAAAAAGCTTTATATTTAATTAAAGCTTAA